From one Desulfatirhabdium butyrativorans DSM 18734 genomic stretch:
- a CDS encoding MBL fold metallo-hydrolase has product MNFFSAHAISTGVLSSLLATAMVMPMAASASETRADKKAVEAVIARMHWLGHDGFWIDAGGTILYIDPYKISGGPKADIILITHSHQDHASVEDVAKIIKPDTVIVTVAAAAEKFPGKSVQIVQPGQHIVVKNIPIETVPAYNTNKFRSPGVPFHPKEAGFVGYILTVDGVRIYHTGDSDMIDEMKDVRCDIALLPVSGIYVMTAEEAAEAAARLRPSVVIPMHVGKGIGSLEDAERFQKLSPVPVKILKNE; this is encoded by the coding sequence ATGAATTTCTTTTCAGCACACGCGATTTCAACCGGAGTTTTATCGAGTCTCTTGGCGACAGCCATGGTAATGCCCATGGCGGCATCGGCATCCGAAACCCGTGCAGACAAAAAAGCGGTTGAAGCGGTTATTGCCCGGATGCACTGGCTGGGTCACGACGGGTTCTGGATCGATGCCGGCGGTACGATCCTGTATATCGACCCCTACAAGATTTCCGGCGGTCCCAAGGCCGATATCATCCTGATCACCCATTCCCACCAGGATCACGCATCTGTCGAGGATGTCGCGAAAATCATCAAACCCGATACCGTCATCGTGACGGTTGCTGCAGCAGCCGAAAAATTTCCCGGTAAAAGCGTTCAAATCGTTCAGCCGGGCCAGCATATCGTCGTCAAAAACATCCCCATCGAAACCGTTCCGGCATACAACACCAACAAGTTCCGAAGTCCCGGCGTACCTTTTCACCCGAAGGAAGCCGGGTTTGTCGGCTATATCCTCACGGTGGACGGTGTGCGCATTTACCATACGGGCGATTCGGATATGATCGACGAGATGAAGGATGTCCGGTGCGATATCGCCCTGCTTCCCGTCAGCGGCATCTATGTGATGACGGCGGAAGAGGCTGCGGAGGCTGCAGCCCGGTTGCGCCCATCCGTTGTCATTCCCATGCATGTCGGGAAAGGGATCGGCTCCCTGGAGGATGCCGAGCGTTTTCAGAAGCTCTCACCCGTTCCCGTCAAAATCCTGAAGAACGAGTGA
- a CDS encoding Smr/MutS family protein has product MEDDAYPIVEVPIEDWIDLHIFDPKEVESLLDTYLAECRKAGFATVRIVHGKGKGVLKRRVQAFLENSPLVASYGDADHFGGGWGATVAVLNQVGPGKEE; this is encoded by the coding sequence ATGGAGGACGACGCCTATCCTATTGTCGAGGTGCCGATTGAGGATTGGATCGATCTGCACATCTTCGACCCAAAAGAGGTGGAATCGCTTCTGGATACCTATCTGGCTGAATGCCGGAAAGCAGGCTTTGCGACGGTGCGGATCGTTCATGGCAAAGGCAAAGGGGTGCTGAAGCGAAGGGTTCAGGCGTTTCTGGAGAACTCCCCTCTCGTGGCGTCCTATGGAGACGCGGATCATTTTGGCGGCGGCTGGGGAGCCACGGTTGCCGTCCTGAACCAGGTGGGCCCAGGAAAGGAGGAATGA
- a CDS encoding CaiB/BaiF CoA transferase family protein has translation MPEQGALNGLTVIDLSRLLPGPYASMILADHGARVIAIEDKRFVSDGFFVTTVNRNKEHISLNLKTPQGQEIFRKLLSMADVLIEGFRPGVVNRLGIDYEHVSRINPGIVYCSITGYGQSGPYRDRVGHDVNYLSTAGVLDLIGKPDEPPSIPGVQIADIAAGGMNAVIGILLALIARNSSGKGQYIDISMTDGLLGFLSIPLWFRQMSGAGPRRSDAVLSHRYACYNTYETADGRYLSIGAVENRFWKVLCAYFGATRYTDLQYDDEHRLEIIDFMRQQFRQKPIAHWEAEFGPLEICYARVNTLEEVLELPLFRERDMVVDGPDGNGKMLRQLGIAVKLSQTPGTVRTPPPAFGQHTEAILLELGYATADVEIFREQGVI, from the coding sequence ATGCCCGAACAAGGTGCTTTGAACGGCTTGACCGTCATCGATTTATCCCGTCTGCTCCCCGGCCCCTATGCCTCTATGATTCTGGCGGATCACGGGGCGCGGGTGATCGCCATCGAAGACAAACGCTTTGTGAGCGACGGTTTTTTCGTGACAACGGTCAACCGCAACAAGGAGCACATCTCCCTCAACCTGAAAACGCCGCAAGGCCAGGAAATCTTTCGGAAACTCCTTTCGATGGCCGATGTGCTGATCGAGGGGTTCCGGCCCGGTGTCGTCAACCGGCTCGGCATCGACTATGAGCATGTCAGCCGCATCAATCCCGGCATCGTCTATTGTTCCATCACTGGATACGGCCAAAGTGGTCCGTACAGGGATCGGGTTGGACACGATGTCAATTACCTATCTACGGCAGGAGTTCTGGATCTGATCGGTAAACCGGATGAGCCTCCATCCATTCCGGGGGTTCAGATCGCAGATATCGCCGCTGGCGGCATGAATGCCGTCATCGGCATTCTTCTGGCGTTGATTGCCCGAAACAGCAGCGGGAAGGGGCAATATATCGATATTTCCATGACAGACGGCCTGCTCGGATTTCTCTCGATTCCGCTGTGGTTTCGGCAGATGAGCGGGGCGGGCCCGAGACGATCCGATGCCGTCCTCTCCCATCGCTATGCCTGCTACAACACCTACGAAACCGCAGATGGCCGGTATCTTTCCATCGGCGCGGTGGAAAATCGTTTCTGGAAAGTGCTTTGCGCGTATTTCGGGGCGACCCGGTACACAGACCTGCAATACGATGATGAACATCGTCTGGAAATCATCGATTTCATGAGACAGCAATTCCGGCAAAAACCCATCGCGCATTGGGAGGCGGAATTCGGCCCGCTTGAAATCTGTTATGCGCGGGTCAATACCCTGGAAGAAGTGCTGGAGCTGCCGCTGTTTCGTGAACGGGACATGGTGGTCGATGGCCCCGATGGCAACGGAAAGATGCTTCGGCAATTGGGAATTGCCGTCAAACTCTCGCAGACGCCGGGAACGGTTCGCACCCCGCCGCCCGCATTTGGCCAGCATACGGAGGCGATTCTTCTCGAGTTGGGGTATGCAACGGCGGATGTCGAGATCTTTCGGGAGCAGGGGGTGATATGA
- a CDS encoding PEP/pyruvate-binding domain-containing protein, translated as MPFQSQALEVNLASYRVEVTIDERYRLLLDIMSPYYGILEGLTVFLKELSHPYRNWQFIVQEARGYALDYFSIIQKHPRGPEAVQLFIDMFLDAIRDGKTEDIPLDATDNLLLYLQKIIRDAASDIDRFLPPLEYAFDRIAALPKADFFRFVISFYPLKKIAQEYLAAVTSEAASFGAINRLMVRYFEETYAEWLSIEDPEAWFVEEAEISISPVLDALFEPISHAFLREQHQNLKRLQESFPMDSRDLLRNLLDLAGHNQIAERYRQLPMALWKSGANITQSNQWKVIFLFHIMHIDGLSLIHEETLREINRTLTWLIGNESHRNIMRLIQKTFSILGERTQIQPQTALNCILNMGKGVYKTDQSDLVNFFIESVIELGFQLPMVGEVDNNWQIHVNPSHIQNIRTWLELIELNPKWSTRLLSSLIIYLALGGVFIKDTDLFPRDITQFLNSDIRGVYNLAKQLMRMFPAFFNEIGAEGHLRDISTQLDEMTRRKDELIHFLRKQSHVESSNRIIDLIEAVIDFWYSREPSKLKDLVPPSIYEHIETTGPYIDGVHRIMQYLAEHGISSPEALRQTDEATLDHLIGADSGFDATDAMRVRCLAEFYRLLRNKYYPDMVAIQQYIDSLAGIGFPNVLRLKDILAEPDTCRKAEKLLAFVSDLKAIILSKQKFEVREDIYKKRHVTVDIPSMYGRYNEMKFDALGLTFRVESFVNVLLEDLVERFDLSLITKATVQQLHDLLKLFEKALDLDGIHSVELERQLDFLHESLQMRGFTFTQYIDVFKGFAQAVKNIIADYFHNVHEENLGRILSTFPLEQLQPRFRSAGEPEDREKLQHRISEIFFRDRIAFSPGLQQLDRFLTRILGVLFHQSEKLHTEQLRMLLLYDPYKAMASIDSESRSIPGIIHIGNKGVNLVRLKRYGLPIPPGFIITTEVFRCQDIIESYEPARRNFHCQLRRHIQQIEKITGKAFGDPENPLLFSVRSGSAISQPGMMDTLLNVGMNEAIAEGLARKTGNHWFAWDNYRRFLQCYGMALGFSRDHFDAIISDFKQRFDKKLKRFFTGDQMHEVALAYKQSILDAGQEICDDPFEQLNITIRSVLKSWESDKARTYREIMGISDDWGTAVAVQSMVFGNLSRESGTGVIFTHNPRWSGERIRLWGDFTVGNQGEDVVSGLVTTLPISIFQQEIESRETDITLETHFPEIFMALEDLATLLIEKKGWTPQEIEFTFESPTVQGLYILQTRDMAMRERKKVTSFQKEFLKNENFLGHGIGVSGGAMSGRIVFSLDEIDRFRLSHPNDMLILARADTVPDDIREIYATDGLLTARGGLTSHAAVVAHRLGKTCVVGFANMTCVERDKQCKFNGLILTTGDWISIDGQEGSVYRGQVPIKVS; from the coding sequence ATGCCCTTCCAGTCCCAAGCCCTCGAAGTCAATCTGGCCAGTTATCGGGTCGAAGTCACCATCGATGAGCGGTACCGCTTGCTGCTCGACATCATGTCTCCCTATTACGGTATTCTGGAAGGATTGACCGTTTTCCTGAAAGAGCTTTCCCACCCGTACCGGAATTGGCAATTCATCGTTCAGGAAGCCAGGGGATACGCCCTCGACTATTTTTCCATCATCCAGAAACATCCAAGGGGCCCTGAAGCCGTCCAGTTGTTCATCGACATGTTTCTCGATGCGATCCGGGACGGAAAAACGGAGGATATTCCGCTCGACGCCACGGATAATCTGTTGCTGTATCTGCAGAAAATTATCCGTGATGCGGCCTCGGATATCGACCGATTTCTTCCACCCCTCGAATATGCGTTTGACCGTATCGCAGCTTTGCCGAAAGCCGATTTTTTCCGTTTTGTCATCAGCTTTTACCCGCTCAAGAAAATCGCTCAGGAATATCTTGCCGCTGTAACATCCGAAGCCGCATCGTTTGGCGCCATCAATCGACTGATGGTGCGCTATTTTGAGGAAACCTATGCCGAATGGCTTTCCATTGAAGATCCTGAGGCATGGTTTGTCGAGGAAGCCGAAATATCGATATCTCCCGTTCTCGATGCGCTTTTCGAGCCCATTTCCCATGCCTTTCTGCGGGAGCAGCACCAAAACCTGAAGAGGTTGCAGGAATCTTTTCCAATGGATTCCCGGGATCTTCTGCGGAATCTGCTCGATCTTGCCGGGCACAACCAGATTGCCGAGCGCTATCGCCAACTGCCCATGGCCCTGTGGAAATCGGGGGCAAACATCACCCAGTCGAATCAGTGGAAAGTGATTTTTCTCTTTCATATCATGCACATCGATGGGCTTTCGCTCATCCACGAGGAAACCCTTCGCGAAATCAACCGGACGCTGACCTGGCTCATCGGGAACGAAAGCCACCGCAACATCATGCGCCTGATCCAGAAAACCTTCTCCATCCTCGGCGAACGCACCCAGATTCAGCCGCAGACAGCCCTCAACTGCATCCTCAACATGGGGAAAGGCGTTTACAAGACGGATCAGAGCGACCTGGTCAATTTTTTCATCGAATCGGTCATCGAGCTGGGTTTCCAGCTTCCCATGGTCGGCGAGGTGGATAACAACTGGCAGATCCATGTTAATCCATCCCATATCCAGAATATCCGGACATGGCTCGAATTGATCGAGCTCAACCCCAAATGGTCCACCCGTCTGCTTTCCAGCCTGATCATCTATCTGGCCCTTGGCGGGGTGTTCATCAAGGATACCGATCTGTTTCCCCGCGACATCACCCAGTTTCTGAACAGCGACATCCGCGGGGTGTACAACCTGGCCAAGCAGCTCATGCGGATGTTTCCGGCCTTCTTTAACGAAATTGGCGCTGAGGGTCATCTGCGTGATATTTCCACCCAGCTGGACGAAATGACCCGGCGAAAGGACGAGCTGATCCATTTTCTGAGAAAGCAGAGTCATGTGGAAAGCAGTAACCGGATCATCGATTTGATCGAGGCGGTCATCGATTTCTGGTACAGCCGCGAGCCATCGAAACTCAAGGACCTGGTGCCGCCATCCATCTATGAGCATATCGAAACGACAGGCCCGTATATCGACGGTGTGCATCGCATCATGCAGTATCTGGCCGAGCATGGCATTTCCAGTCCCGAGGCCCTTCGGCAAACGGATGAAGCCACACTCGACCATCTGATCGGAGCCGATTCCGGCTTCGATGCCACCGATGCGATGCGCGTACGCTGTCTGGCGGAATTTTACCGTCTGCTCCGAAACAAATATTACCCCGACATGGTGGCCATCCAGCAATATATCGACAGCCTTGCGGGAATCGGATTTCCGAATGTCCTGCGGCTCAAGGACATTCTCGCTGAGCCCGATACCTGCCGAAAGGCGGAGAAGCTGCTCGCATTTGTCTCCGATCTCAAGGCCATCATTCTTTCCAAACAGAAATTCGAGGTGCGGGAGGACATCTATAAAAAAAGGCATGTGACGGTGGATATTCCGTCGATGTACGGCCGCTACAACGAAATGAAATTCGATGCGCTCGGCCTGACCTTCCGGGTGGAGAGCTTCGTCAACGTGCTGCTCGAAGACCTGGTGGAGCGATTCGATTTGTCGCTCATCACCAAGGCAACCGTCCAGCAGCTCCATGACTTGCTCAAACTTTTCGAAAAAGCCCTCGATCTCGACGGCATCCATTCCGTCGAACTGGAGCGGCAGCTCGATTTTCTGCATGAAAGTCTCCAGATGCGGGGCTTTACCTTCACCCAATATATCGATGTCTTCAAGGGGTTCGCCCAGGCCGTCAAGAACATCATCGCCGATTATTTTCACAATGTGCACGAGGAAAACCTGGGCCGTATCCTGAGCACCTTCCCGCTGGAACAACTGCAGCCGAGATTCCGATCTGCCGGGGAGCCGGAAGACCGGGAAAAGCTGCAGCATCGGATATCGGAAATTTTTTTCAGGGATCGCATCGCCTTTTCGCCCGGTTTGCAACAGCTCGACCGCTTCCTGACACGAATCCTTGGGGTCCTGTTCCATCAATCCGAAAAACTCCACACCGAGCAGTTGCGCATGCTCCTGCTCTATGACCCGTACAAGGCCATGGCATCCATCGATTCGGAATCGCGCTCCATTCCGGGGATCATCCACATCGGCAACAAAGGGGTCAACCTTGTCAGGCTGAAACGCTACGGCCTTCCGATTCCGCCGGGATTCATCATCACAACGGAAGTCTTCCGGTGCCAGGACATCATCGAATCGTACGAACCGGCCCGAAGGAATTTCCATTGCCAGCTTCGGCGTCATATCCAGCAGATTGAAAAGATCACCGGCAAAGCGTTCGGCGACCCCGAAAACCCGCTGCTGTTTTCGGTCCGAAGCGGATCTGCCATTTCCCAGCCCGGCATGATGGATACCCTGCTCAATGTCGGGATGAACGAAGCCATTGCCGAAGGACTTGCCCGGAAGACCGGGAATCACTGGTTTGCCTGGGACAATTACCGCAGGTTCCTGCAGTGTTACGGGATGGCGCTCGGATTCAGCCGGGATCATTTCGACGCCATCATTTCGGATTTCAAGCAGCGCTTCGACAAGAAGCTCAAGCGCTTTTTTACGGGCGATCAGATGCATGAAGTCGCCCTGGCCTACAAACAGAGTATTCTCGATGCAGGCCAGGAGATTTGCGACGATCCTTTCGAACAACTCAACATCACCATCCGCAGTGTCCTCAAATCCTGGGAATCCGACAAGGCCAGGACATACCGGGAAATCATGGGCATATCCGATGACTGGGGGACTGCGGTGGCTGTCCAGTCCATGGTTTTCGGTAACCTTTCCCGGGAATCCGGCACCGGTGTGATCTTTACCCACAATCCGAGATGGTCCGGAGAACGGATTCGGCTCTGGGGAGATTTTACAGTCGGCAACCAGGGAGAGGACGTCGTCTCGGGCTTGGTGACCACGCTGCCGATCAGCATTTTCCAGCAGGAGATCGAGAGCCGAGAAACCGATATCACCCTCGAAACCCATTTCCCGGAAATTTTCATGGCGCTCGAAGACCTGGCCACCTTGCTGATCGAAAAAAAAGGCTGGACGCCCCAGGAAATCGAGTTTACTTTTGAGAGTCCCACGGTGCAGGGGCTCTACATTCTGCAGACCCGGGACATGGCCATGCGGGAGCGGAAGAAGGTCACTTCTTTCCAGAAGGAATTTCTGAAAAACGAGAATTTCCTGGGGCATGGCATCGGGGTCAGCGGCGGGGCGATGAGCGGCCGGATCGTATTCAGCCTCGATGAAATCGACCGGTTTCGGCTTTCCCACCCGAACGATATGCTCATCCTGGCCCGTGCAGACACCGTTCCGGACGATATTCGCGAGATATATGCCACCGATGGCCTGCTGACCGCCAGGGGTGGTTTGACCAGCCATGCGGCGGTCGTCGCGCACCGGCTGGGGAAAACCTGCGTGGTCGGTTTTGCCAACATGACATGTGTCGAACGGGATAAACAGTGCAAATTCAACGGGCTGATCCTGACAACCGGGGATTGGATCAGCATCGACGGGCAGGAAGGCTCCGTCTATCGGGGACAGGTCCCCATCAAGGTTTCCTGA
- a CDS encoding O-acetyl-ADP-ribose deacetylase, with protein MIDPFQRIEIVQGDITKLAVDAIVNAANSRLMGGGGVDGAIHRAAGPELLQECRTLGGCPTGEARVTRGYRLPARWVIHTVGPVYHANPADPVLLAACYRNSLALAQQIGAASVAFPAISCGAYGYPFEEACAIALETTVDFLRPTEGIERVIFVLFSSDQAQIYQNKLAEMNASSGS; from the coding sequence ATGATCGATCCGTTTCAACGTATTGAAATCGTTCAGGGGGATATTACGAAGCTTGCCGTCGATGCCATCGTCAATGCGGCCAACAGCCGGTTGATGGGCGGCGGCGGGGTGGACGGAGCCATCCATCGGGCTGCAGGACCAGAGTTGCTTCAGGAATGCCGGACGCTGGGCGGGTGCCCTACGGGGGAGGCCCGGGTGACACGCGGATACCGTCTGCCCGCCAGGTGGGTCATTCATACCGTTGGCCCGGTTTATCATGCAAATCCGGCCGATCCGGTACTATTGGCCGCCTGCTACCGCAACAGTCTGGCGCTTGCCCAACAAATCGGAGCGGCCAGCGTGGCATTCCCCGCCATCAGTTGCGGAGCATACGGTTATCCGTTCGAGGAAGCCTGCGCCATCGCGCTGGAGACAACAGTGGATTTCCTCCGCCCAACCGAGGGGATTGAACGGGTGATCTTCGTTCTTTTCAGTTCCGATCAG
- a CDS encoding type I glyceraldehyde-3-phosphate dehydrogenase, with protein MDNKRKLGVNGFGRIGKLTVWHHVSRKYFDEIVINIGRQAGTSLADIAHYLETDSTYGSLNGYLYGARSKSVIEDIQESEGTIRADGVLLRFLRSARNPKDIRWKDSDVRLVVDTTGQFLDPTLGPDQAGGSLRGHLECGAEKVIASAPFKIKDKGKRMPEDAVTTVMGINDNAYDPRKHKIISNASCTTTCLAHMMKPLLNHFGAQNILSASMATVHAATGSQAVLDRLPKAGATDLRKTRSIMNNIILTTTGAAKALALVIPEMEQIGFIAESVRIPTCTGSLIILVVNFQDAMTGESIRRERINQIYRQTAENDPNHYLHFSEKQNVSWDIVGLPKAAAIIEGHETHTRTAEVTIDLAKVPGIGKGLIAGTDSIVRVPITQAVIYGWYDNELGSYVNMLGDRTVTIAEHLA; from the coding sequence ATGGATAACAAGAGAAAACTGGGGGTTAACGGTTTCGGCAGAATCGGAAAACTGACGGTTTGGCACCATGTCTCACGAAAATATTTCGATGAAATCGTGATCAACATCGGAAGACAGGCGGGGACTTCTCTGGCGGATATCGCCCATTACCTGGAAACCGATTCCACCTACGGCAGCCTGAACGGCTATCTGTATGGCGCCCGCTCGAAGTCCGTGATCGAAGACATCCAGGAAAGCGAAGGCACGATTCGTGCGGATGGCGTTCTGCTGCGCTTCCTGCGCTCGGCCAGAAATCCCAAGGATATCCGGTGGAAAGATAGCGACGTCCGGCTTGTCGTCGATACGACCGGCCAGTTCCTCGATCCGACCCTTGGCCCGGATCAGGCGGGAGGATCACTGCGGGGGCATCTGGAATGCGGTGCGGAAAAAGTCATCGCTTCCGCACCATTCAAGATCAAGGACAAAGGCAAACGCATGCCAGAAGATGCCGTTACCACCGTGATGGGCATCAACGACAACGCCTACGATCCGAGAAAACACAAAATCATTTCCAATGCATCGTGTACCACAACGTGTCTTGCCCACATGATGAAGCCCCTACTCAACCATTTCGGAGCCCAGAATATCCTTTCGGCGTCCATGGCAACCGTTCATGCGGCAACGGGATCCCAGGCCGTGCTCGACCGGCTGCCCAAGGCGGGGGCGACAGACCTTCGCAAGACCCGGAGCATCATGAACAACATCATCCTCACCACCACCGGTGCGGCCAAAGCGTTGGCGCTCGTCATCCCCGAAATGGAGCAGATCGGGTTCATTGCGGAATCGGTCCGGATTCCGACCTGCACAGGGTCGCTGATCATTCTTGTGGTAAATTTTCAGGATGCCATGACCGGTGAATCCATCCGGCGGGAGCGCATCAACCAGATCTATCGGCAAACCGCCGAAAACGATCCGAACCACTACCTGCATTTTTCGGAAAAACAGAATGTCAGTTGGGATATTGTCGGCCTGCCAAAAGCCGCAGCCATCATCGAAGGGCACGAAACGCACACCCGGACGGCCGAGGTGACCATCGACCTGGCCAAGGTCCCGGGGATTGGAAAGGGTCTGATCGCTGGGACCGATTCCATCGTCCGGGTACCCATCACCCAGGCTGTCATTTACGGCTGGTATGACAACGAGCTGGGCAGTTACGTCAACATGCTGGGCGATCGGACGGTGACGATTGCGGAGCATTTGGCGTGA
- a CDS encoding SDR family oxidoreductase, translating into MQQTILITGATAGFGEACARSLAREGNRLVLSGRRIDRLERIQAELQKKCPVHILQLDVRDRNSVETKITSLPSPFNTIDVLINNAGLALGLEPAHRADLGEWETMVDTNIKGLMTVTRVLLTGMVARNRGHIVNLGSIAGTFPYPGGNVYGATKAFVEQFSRNLRADLLGTNVRVTVIEPGLARTEFSMVRFKGDQTKADAVYRGCKPLVAEDIAAIVSWVIAVPEHVNINVVEVMPTCQAWGPLAVHKEPS; encoded by the coding sequence ATGCAGCAGACGATTTTGATTACGGGCGCGACGGCAGGGTTCGGTGAGGCCTGCGCCAGAAGTCTGGCGCGGGAAGGGAACAGGCTGGTCCTGAGCGGCAGAAGAATCGATCGGCTCGAGCGGATCCAAGCCGAGCTTCAGAAGAAATGTCCTGTCCATATCCTGCAACTCGATGTTCGGGATCGAAACAGTGTCGAAACAAAAATTACCTCCCTGCCATCACCGTTCAATACAATTGACGTGCTGATCAACAACGCAGGTCTTGCGCTCGGCCTGGAACCAGCCCATCGGGCGGATCTGGGCGAGTGGGAAACGATGGTCGATACCAACATCAAGGGGTTGATGACCGTGACGCGGGTGCTGCTGACCGGCATGGTGGCGCGCAATCGGGGGCACATCGTCAATCTTGGCTCCATCGCCGGAACCTTTCCCTATCCCGGTGGCAATGTCTATGGCGCAACCAAGGCATTCGTCGAACAATTTTCCCGGAACCTCCGGGCCGATCTGCTGGGAACGAACGTTCGGGTAACGGTGATCGAACCGGGGCTTGCCCGGACGGAATTTTCGATGGTTCGTTTCAAAGGGGACCAGACGAAGGCCGATGCCGTCTATCGGGGCTGCAAACCACTTGTTGCCGAAGACATTGCAGCCATCGTTTCCTGGGTGATAGCGGTCCCCGAGCATGTCAACATCAACGTCGTGGAGGTCATGCCCACCTGCCAGGCATGGGGACCTCTGGCCGTTCACAAGGAACCATCCTAA